The sequence below is a genomic window from Lycium ferocissimum isolate CSIRO_LF1 chromosome 9, AGI_CSIRO_Lferr_CH_V1, whole genome shotgun sequence.
CACCCCCCTTGCATCCCAGTTTCTCTGTCCTCTTTTTTAACCATAGCAAGTGTAGAGCGTAGCTCCAGGACTCCGATCTGTTTCCTGTCATGGTATGATTTACCTGTGAAAATTTCTGCATAGTTTCTCTGCTCTTGTTActgtgttatatatatttttttgcctTGATTTCAGTATGAGGACTGCATCAAAGATTGTGACAAAGCTGTTGAAAGGGGGCGAGAGCTAAGGTCCGACTATAAGATGGTTGCAAGGGCTCTGACTAGAAAGGGAACTGCTTTGGCAAAGATGGCTAAAAGTTCCAAGGATTTTGAGGCTGCAATTGAGGTTTTCCAGAAAGCTCTGACCGAGCATCGCAACCCAGATACCCTGAAGAAATTGAATGAAGCTGAGAAGGCTAAAAAGGAATTAGAGCAGCAAGAGTATTTCAATCCACAAATAGCAGATGAAGAGCGTGAGAAAGGTAAAGTTGTTTCTAAGGCTGTCTGAGTTGGTTTTCCTCTTATGGGGCTAACTTCCTTCACTATGTTACAGGAAACCAGCTCTTCAAGGAGATGAAGTATCCCGACGCGGTTAAACATTATACTGAATCCATAAAGAGGAATCCCAAAGACCCGAGGGTATGGCCTCTCTCCATCTTCTGTCACCTCTTTGAACTTGAGGACTTTTCTCAGTCCTTTATTAAGGACTAAATCCTTGGTAACAGCAGGTGATATATCTATTTTCTCCTATGTTTTCTTTTGTTAGGCATACAGCAACCGGGCTGCCTGCTACACGAAGTTAGCTGCATTACCTGAGGGGCTTAAGGATGCTGAGAAGTGCATTGAGCTCGATCCAACATTTGTAAAGGGCTACACCAGGAAGGGTGCTGTTCAGTTTTTCatgaaagagtatgaaaaaGCTTTGAAAACTTACCAGGAAGGATTGAAGCTTGATCCTCACAATCAGGAACTCCTAGATGGTGTTAAGAGGTAGATAGATATTTCttttatattcttaatatcTCATCAGTTGCTTTCTCTTAAGTTTTTGAGGGTGATCGTGATTCTTAAAAATTGGTTCCTTTTGTGATGTGATCTTTGTTttgcttttcttctttctctgaaATTCAGAGTTATCTTGTTTATTCAAGAAAAGATAACTACTGATGCACTATTACATGTAGCATTTCTGTTGGCCTAGCAAGTTTGCTTTATTAATTATAGATATGGCTCTCGTTGCAAGTGGCAGGTGCTTCCGTCATTGTTATGgttcttatttttaattaaaaatgctCTATTCATTTTGCAGATGTGTAGAGCAAAGAAACAAGGCAAGCCGTGGAGATCTAACTCCAGAGGAGCTCAAAGAGAGACAGGTATTGTTTCTTTTTACTGTAATCTTATTTTACTCCACGTAGAGGTTATGAATGATGGTAATACTCATATATCAATTTCTTTGAGCAGGCCAAGGGGATGCAGGATCCAGAAATTCAGAATATCCTTACAGACCCAGTAATGAGACAGGTAATATTTGGTCGCTTGATGAGAGTAATATTTTCGACTTGTCATATATCATTAAATATCGTGGGAAGTAACTTCTAGATTTTGTAATTTAACTGCATTTTGTATTTTGGAGCAGGTGCTACAAGACTTCCAGGAGAACCCAAAAGCTGCACAAGATCATATGAAGAACCCTCTTGTGATGGACAAGATCCAGAAGTTGATTAATGCGGGAATTGTCCAAGTTAAATAAGTAGCGATATTTACAATTCACCAGGGAAAGAATCAACTATCCATTATTTTTTTAGCCTCTGTTTATTCAAAGCGAATCGTTCATATCCTCTTACTTTCATTCGAAGTGTCATGTCGCACAATGTCTGGGTTTCCCAGTTTCTTTTTTTCTGTGGCAACTGTTAAAATTTTGTATCTTGTTGCTTTGTCTTTTTGAGGGTCAGTAAGGAAGGATTGTTGGCACTTTTATGTCTCGATTGTTGCCTCTTGGACATTAAGATAGTTGAGCTTCTTTTTCCCGGTTGGGACCAGTATGTGTGCCTTTAATATTGAATTCAAAAACatatggagaaaatatttaagaTGTTATTTAACCACCACATTATTAGAGAAAAATTTCTACTGTAAAATTTAGAAATAGCCTTTGGAGCTACTCCCTCAGTTTTTGCAACAGGATGAATTTTTCTAATGGTGTCAACTTTttcagaccccacattgtgagGTTTTACTGGGCAtgtttgttgttggtggtgTCAACTTTTCCAGTAAAGAAATTTCTACTAACAATTTATGAAAAGCAATCAGAATCAGCGTGGAGTTGGGAGTTGCAACTTAACAAGTATTGGTCGAGTTAACTGTGGACAGTGCCTTGTGCTACTTGATTGGCTGAGACAGGGAGGTCTGAAACGGTCCACGTTGCCATTACATCAGTTTTATTGGTCTGCGAAGTTAGTTCGGTACTTTTAAGTCAACTTTTAGTCCATTTTCTTGAGAACATGTTTAAAGAATGTTACAGTACAGAGCTGGCAAAATATTTCCTGTTAAAGATATCAAAGTGATAATGAAATAAGACAAATCTGATTAAGTCAGTGATCCTCATAAATTGACGCCCGAGTTAAATTGATACTGTGGCATATCACATATGTTGTATTGTATCTTTGAAACATCTAAGGAACTGTTGGGACAACTATTTGTGGCAAAGGTTGTGTGTGGAGAATATTTCTGCAGGAGAGAAGATTGTAAAAACTGAAAATGTTACTTCTGCGAGTTTTCACAAAATTTCATGGACAAATGTCACCGTTGTTaagattttttaattaaataatgtgTTGACAGGTAGAGAAAAGGTTAATTGAATTTAAGACCAAAGGATGAGCCTACTTAAAACGACGATTTAGGTAAAACCAGCCTGCAAACTAGCTCCTGCCTCCATGTGAAGATCACTTGAATATGAAACTCTATGATATATTAGATGCACAGTGTGTACTGTATGTCGTTGGCGTCTATGCTATAATCAGCCCCGAACCAAATGAGATTACTTAGCAAAAAATTTAACGGAACACCGCTTGCCCAAATTGTTAAAGCCTACTTACTAGTCGGACAACATTAGACTATTTCTGCTTAATTTGGACCTCTATATTATATGGAGATTGCAACAACAAAGCAAACGTAAAATAAACAACTCAACCGTCAGATATATTACACTAAGATCCCAAGAAAGAGCATCAAATGAAGCAATATATTTATTTCTATAGTAAGATGATCCCACATTCAGGACACAATCTTGCCGCTAAAAAATTGAAGTTTCTTTGGATGCAGAGATATCACAAAATGCATGTACACACTACAGTCCTTTCTTCTTTGGCCCCTTCAAAAGTCTCAGCTTATAACTTGAACCAGATTAGTAAAATGGCTGAAAAGCTCAGACGTATAACTAAAATCAGCTGTTCTCCATCAGTTTTTCATGCTGGTAGAAAAAGAATCGTGCAAGCCTTAACATCTTCGTCGAGTAAATACTTATGTTTAAGTTTGTGAATCCAAAATCCGGAAGCTGACTGACTAAGCAGCTGCAGTTTCCTCCTTTTTGGTGGCAAGCTGGTTTTGAATGTGCTGAGGGACAACATCAAACTTGGCTAATTGCATTATGTACGATGCACGGCCTTTTGTCATTCCACGCAAGGTACTGACATAGCTGAACATCTCTGCCAATGGAACTAAAGCATCAACCACCTGCAACGATTAAATTAGATCCATCAGAGAAGATCCATTATGAAGCGACAGTAATATACCATTTGTTTTCTTCAAAAGAACAGTAATTTATCACATACATACTTTTAACGTATGCTTACGCGTCACAATTGTAAAATATGACATGTTACAATCCCTATAGAGGTCATTTCTAAAATAGATAAAGCTACCTATCTAACAGATCTTCAtagagaaaccatatacaccaTCCATCCCTACTTTGCATGACAATGTCCGACGGTAAAATAATGATTGACATATACATTTAATTGAACGTAGTGAATAATTATTACTCCTTCCATCcccaatttatatgacttccCAGCTTGGAACACGTCGAAATGTTTAACACCATTTTATTTCTATATAAATTTCACCAACTTTAAAGAATCAAATTTACTGAACTGCTACAATTTTgaacttatatttctttttttccttaatttttagaattttatgctgattttttttcaaaatactttatattttcttccactATCACtaatataatacataaaaattaaattagtgTCTTAAACTCTAGTTCCAGTCAAAGACCACCATACAAGATGAGATAGCAGGAATAAAATGATCGTTGAAGAATCCGTTTGATGGAGCTAAATTCATACGTTagttaaaaaattaaatcaagTTCAactcttgaatattgtataagtTTTAGTGATgccaaatattttgagataccTCAAAATGGAAAGTGTATTTTAAAAGTTGAGCCAGATGAAATATTACTATTTTTGAAATTGACTTAATTCATGTACTACTGTATGCACTGGATTATTATATATAATGAGCAGATAGATGAAAGAAGTCCGCTACTCATACATACCTTTAGACCTCCAGGTTTGTCTCCAAAGCTGTTGATCTGTCCTCTCCTTGAGTTAAGGTCACCAATCACATCTCCTAAATGTTCTTCTGGTGTAACTACTTCAACCTTCATTATGGGTTCTAGCAATTGCGGACCCGCTTTTCTCATCCCTTCCCTAAAAGCTCCCCTAGCAGCCAACTGGAAAGCCAAAACACTTGAATCCACATCATGGTAAGAGCCATCTACTAACACCGCACGAACATCAACAACAGGAAAGCCTGCCAGCACCCCGTTACTCATGCATTCTTCTAATCCCTTCATAACACCTGGAATATATTCTTTTGGCACTGCACCTCCCTTAATTTCACTTTTGAATTCATATCCACCACCTGCTTCCATTGGTTCAAACCTTACTGTGATATCAGCAAACTGTCCTGACCCACCAGACTGTTTCTTGTGGACGTACTTCGTTTCCGCGATTCTGGAAATGCTTTCGCGGTAGTTTACTTGTGGAGCTCCAACATTAGCTTCCACCTGTCAATTCGTAAGCAACACAGAGTTACTAATGTGTAAGATATCAGATTTTTTCAGTTCTTCAAGGCAAACTACTGTAAATAAGAATGGTAGGCAAATACAGCCAAGTGATCAAAGTAGGCATTACATTCACTATTACTCCTATGTAGAGGGGGTTCCAGATACATACCTTAAATTCTCTTTTCAGTCGATCAACAATGATCTCAAGATGTAATTCTCCCATTCCCTCAATAACTGTCTGGTTAATCTCCTCATCACGTGAAAAATGGAAAGATGGATCCTCTTGAGCCAGCTTGACTAAGCCTGCCCCCATCTTATCGATGTCCGCTTTGGTCTTAGGTTCAATTGCAACCTTTATAACAGGATCAGGGAAATCCATGCGTTCAAGCACAACAGGCTTCTCTGGATCAGACAATGTCTCTCCTGTAATTGTATCTTTCAATCCAGCAAGAGCAACGATATCACCAGTTAACGCTGTCTTTACATCCTCTCTGCTGTTAGCATGCATTTCCAGAAGTCTGCCaattctctctttcttgccttTGTTTGCATTCAATACATACGATCCTGCACTAAGCTTTCCTGAATATACCCTTACGAATGTGAGAGACCCAACAAAAGAATCATTCATGATCTTAAATGCCAAACCACTAAATGGTTCATCATCACTCGCAGCCCTCTCAATGATCAATTCTGGGTTGTCGGGGTCGGTTCCTTTCATGGGTGGCAAGTCAACTGGGGAAGGCAAATAATCCACAACTGCATCGAGAAGCGGCTGAACCCCCTTGTTCTTGAAAGCTGAGCCACACAAGACGGGGACAAAACTGGCAGAGATAGTTCCCCTCCTGATCAACTTTTTAATGGTTTCTTCATCAGGTTCAACTCCTTCCAGGTACTGCTCCATAGCATCATCATCCAATTCAACTACCATCTCAATCATCGCTGCCCTATACTCCACAGCCAGCTCTTGAAGATCAGCAGGAATGTCCTCATACGAAAACTTGGCCCCTAATTCTTCTCCAGACCAAACAATAGCTTTCATCGTCACAAGATCAACTAATCCTTTGAATGTATCCTCTGACCCGATCGGAATCTGAAGCACAAGTGGTTTAGCGCCCAAATTCGATATTATCATGTCTCTTGTTCGGAAGAAATTTGCTCCGAGACGATCCATCTTATTCACGAAACATATCCTTGGGACTCCATACTTATCAGCTTGTCTCCAAACAGTTTCTGATTGAGGTTCCACGCCAGCAACACTGTCAAACAAGCATATGGCACCATCTAAAACCCTAAGGGCACGTTCTACTTCA
It includes:
- the LOC132030413 gene encoding elongation factor G-2, chloroplastic is translated as MAAESVTRMSSAASSLCNFNGSQRPVPISSRVGSSRTRTRCVKVKSLGSASMSEFFGSSRLCSVKASRSLTQKTRKNGFSVFAMAAAAEEEKRKVPLKDYRNIGIMAHIDAGKTTTTERVLYYTGRNYKIGEVHEGTATMDWMEQEQERGITITSAATTTFWNNHRINIIDTPGHVDFTLEVERALRVLDGAICLFDSVAGVEPQSETVWRQADKYGVPRICFVNKMDRLGANFFRTRDMIISNLGAKPLVLQIPIGSEDTFKGLVDLVTMKAIVWSGEELGAKFSYEDIPADLQELAVEYRAAMIEMVVELDDDAMEQYLEGVEPDEETIKKLIRRGTISASFVPVLCGSAFKNKGVQPLLDAVVDYLPSPVDLPPMKGTDPDNPELIIERAASDDEPFSGLAFKIMNDSFVGSLTFVRVYSGKLSAGSYVLNANKGKKERIGRLLEMHANSREDVKTALTGDIVALAGLKDTITGETLSDPEKPVVLERMDFPDPVIKVAIEPKTKADIDKMGAGLVKLAQEDPSFHFSRDEEINQTVIEGMGELHLEIIVDRLKREFKVEANVGAPQVNYRESISRIAETKYVHKKQSGGSGQFADITVRFEPMEAGGGYEFKSEIKGGAVPKEYIPGVMKGLEECMSNGVLAGFPVVDVRAVLVDGSYHDVDSSVLAFQLAARGAFREGMRKAGPQLLEPIMKVEVVTPEEHLGDVIGDLNSRRGQINSFGDKPGGLKVVDALVPLAEMFSYVSTLRGMTKGRASYIMQLAKFDVVPQHIQNQLATKKEETAAA